Within Bdellovibrio bacteriovorus HD100, the genomic segment CCGAGAACCTGACGCGTTTTTATTCAACTCCGGGTCACAGCGGGCATTTGTACCTCACTAAAAAGTGGTTAAGTCTGGTTACGATCAGAGCAGGCTATCGCCAGCAAAACTACAGCTCTTTGCCATTGGGATTCGGTCCGGTGCAGAGCACGGATCGTATTCTGAAAACCTATTACCTCAGCCTAAGAACGGATTTCTGATGAGTGGGGTTGGGTTTTTCTTTTCGATAGTCGTGATGACATTCATGGTTCTGGGGCCGACGTCGGCTTATGCCGGCAAGGTCGAGTCCATTCAGGAAGTCATAGAAAAAAAATGCAGGAAAAAGATCAGCTATGAAGAGGCGCTGTCTTTGATTCGTCCTTTGTATCTGACCTGTGTGCCGGGAACGAAAGTGACTGTATACGACAGCTGTCAGGTCAAGTGCCTGAAGCCCAATTCGGGTGCTGTCATCGGACGATAAAAAAAACGCCTCTTTCGAGGCGTTTTTCGTTTCATCTTGAAAGCTCTGTTAACAACAGATTACTTCGTGCAAGACAATGGGTAGATGTTACCGTTAGCAGCCAGGAAGCCGCCGAAAGTGCCATCAGATTCAAGGCTCAGGCCCAGGAAGCCAGTGTTAGTGATAACACCGTCAACTTGAGAGGACTTTTCAGTCAAAGCCAACAGGTTCAGGAAACCGTTCTGAAGTTGTTGAGCGATAGTGCCTTTGTCCATCTGAGAGAAGAACACAGCAGATTTAGAGCGCTCATTCAGGTTAACCATCACGAAGTCAGCGGACTGATCATCAGCCAAATCAACTGCCAAAGTAACAGCGTTAGTTTCGGAAGGAACAACACAAGTCATGATTCTTGTGTCTGCCATTGCGGAAGAACCCATAAGAATCATCGCAGCCATAACAAGCTTTTTCATTAAAACCTCCTATAAGGTGAACGGGGGGAGGCTATTTCAGTGTGCTGGACCATGCAATGCAAATGCATCGCACTATTTACCTATACGCGCACGCAACGTTCCACATTGGACGCAAACCTAGCCCTAGCACTAAGTCTTAAGTGCTCTGATTTAAAGGACTTATTCATGTTTATTAGATTATTCTTAGTGTTAACGAAATTTTGCATAAGGAACATCTGTGAACAGCTTGATTTCATCTTTGGTCGTCATCTTATTTTTCCAAACTGCTATTGCACAAGAGGCAGCACAGCCCACCCCTCCGGCGGCGGCTCCAGTCGCGGCTTCTGCGGAGACTCCTGAAAAAGCCGAGAAAAAAGAAACAGAGTTTTCAAGACCTCTGTTTTTTTCTGTGATGGATCAAGAGCTTAAAATCAAGAATCCCGTGGTCGAATACGATTTGAAAAAATCCAAGGGCAAGCAGCTTGAAATGGGCGGTCTGGTTTTCGACAACCAGTCGCTGTCTGCCAAAGTAGAAAACAACACACTGAATCTGACCTGGAATCATGAACTGGTTCCTGGCGGAGACGTGTCTGTGATCAATCAGCAGGGGAAAGAGTTGTGGAAGCAGCCCGTGAAGGGAACTGGCAGCTGGTCTTACTCCGGGATCCAGGAAAGCAAAGGCCCGCAGTGGAAGGACGGCGAACGATTCCGTTTCTGTCTTCGTGCGGAAGCCGGCAGGGGTTATTCGAGCATCTGTTCCCAGTGGTACGGGGTTGAGATCAAAGAAGGCAGCGTCCAAATCGGTGTGACCAAATCAGAAGCCAGCCCTCGTGTGATTTTCCAGAATGAAGAAAAGAAACTGCAGGGGGCCGAGGAAGTGGCGGTGGGAACTCCGGTTCAGTTCCTGGCGACGCTGGATTCTGATGCGACCTATGAATTCGTTTCTGAGCCAGTGGCGCCTGTGATTCGTGACATGATCGAATCTGAAAAGAAATCCGGTGATGTGACCCTGACCGGGGATCTGCCGAAGCCATTGAAGCTGGAATCCGAAAGTATTGCCGGCGAAGACTATGGTGCTGTGACTAAAATACTGGGCTTTGAAAGCACGATCGGGGCCCGCGCCGACATGTGGAAAGCGGATGTGCCTCAGAAAAACGCCCGCCTGACATTGCCGGGAAAATCCGGTGGGGTGTTTGTCTATAATCTGGAGATCACCGAACCACCTCGTCAGAAGGACCGCCGATTTATTTCCACGCGTGCACTGAAGGGCACTTATCTTTCCAAGGATCAGATGCCGGTACGTGATATGGAAGACAACGTGACGGTCTGGAACTTTGAAACTCCTCAGAAGTTTGCGATGAACACGGTGACACTGGATGTGCCGGGTGAAAAGTCCACGCACAAATCTTATCTGGAAATCTATCGTGCCGGTGCTGGTGAGGCCAGTTTGCGCCTGACCGGAGTTGTGACCAGTGAATCTGACTATGTGATTCTGGGGGAAGGCCACGTTTCCTGGTGGTTTAACGATCTGTTTGGCTGGCAGAACTATTGGTTGTCGAAACAGCGCTGGGGTGTGAGTGCCAAGTACTTCACGTCCCTGACGAATCTTCCAGCCTCCACCGCAGGCGGGAATTCAGAAGATGTGAAGCTGGCGGTGATGGATGCGGATTTGCGTTATCGTTTTACCCCGGGCCTGTGGGAAAAAGATGAAACCGTGGGGCTGATTGTGGCTTATGAGGCGATGACTTTGGGGGACAGCAATGTTCCGAAGATCGGTGCGGGTCTGTTCTGGGCGCGCTCCATGCCGCGGGCGATTGACTATTGGTTCTCTAAAATTCCATTCATGAACTATCCAAAATGGGTGGACATGGAATTCATCAAGTATTTCTCTTCCACTGACAGCGATATCACCTTGGGTGATGACTATGTGCTGAACTTCCACGGCAAGGTGTTGTGGACTCCGCGTTTCTTTGGTGAAGCCGGGTTTGGCTTGAAGAACTATTATTATGAAAAGAACTCTGACGGCTCGGGTGCGAAACTGACCACCTTCTATGGCACTGTCGGGTTGGGTGTGAACTTCTAACCCACGGGTAGAATGAAAAAGAAGCTGACCTTTGTCCATTTATTCCTGCTGAATCAGCTGGTGACAACCCTGGTGCTTTTGACAGTGCTGGGGGTGTATGGCACGCATCTTTTCATTCAAGAGCAGCGTGCGATCCGCGAGCGTATGGAACCGGCCTCGGCCCGTGAAGTGGACCGGATCAACAATGACTTTGCCACGCTGGAAGCCAACGTTCAGCGCCTTAAGAGCATGGTGGAACTTTTTGATGTGATGCCCAAGGGCACGCGGGTGGAAAAGTTCCGTCAGTTTGCCTCGGCCACCATTGCGGGCCACAGCACACAATTCAACGCCTGGGTTGCTTTGGGGCCCCGCCTTGCCAAGGAATACTTGGGACGGGAATCCTATGTGTATGTTGTGCACCGGGATTATTCCCTGTTTGCCAGTCCCAAATACAATGATCCAACCACTTTCGTTGCAGAAGTGTTTACTGAGCCCGGTTACGACAAGGATCCGGATGTTCAATGGTGGTGGATGAATGAAAAGAGCTCCGGAGTAAACTATTCGGATTTCTATTTCGACAAGGGCTATATGGAAAAGGTGATGTTCAGCACCACCACCGGCATTTTCAGCAATGCCGGAAAGCTCGAAGCGGTGGTGGGGATCGACACGTTGGCCGGGGATATTGCGCATCGACTGGGGATCTTCAAGCTGGGGGATACCGGGGGGGCTCTGGTCGTGGATGAGCACGGTCGCCCGGTCCTGCCGTTGATCGCCAAAGACACACCCGTGCTGGGTTTTAAATATCTGCGGGCCCTGAATCAGGATGAGTTCAGGGCGATGCCCAAGCTTTCGCAGAAGGTGTTTAACATTCAAAACCAGCGTCAGCTTCAGGAATTTCCCGGAGCCGACGGCAAAACTTATCTGACTTATTCCCGTCCCATCAAAGGCAAGCCCTGGCATCTGGTGATTTATCAGGAAAAGGGCGAGGCGTATTCCGGATTGTACTTCCGTTTGTTCTTCTTTGGTTTTGTGGCCCTGGTGGCTTATGTGGTGTTCACCCTGATGGTGTGGATGACCGGAAAGTACGTGATCGCGCAGGACAAAGAGGCCCTGGCCCGCCTGCAGGATTCCCGCGACCGTGCTGAAGCGGCGACGCGGGCCAAGTCATTGTTTCTTTCAACCATGAGCCACGAGATCCGCACGCCACTGAATGCGATGCTGGGATCGGCTGAGCTGCTGAATGAAACGCATTTGAATTTTGAACAGAAAGAACTTCTGATATCTCTGCAAAGTGCCGGGGATACGCTGCTTAGCATGCTGAATAACATCCTGGATTTCTCCAAGTTCGAGTCAGGCCGCATGCAGCTGGAAAGCCGTGAGTTTCTGTTGAGCGATCTTGTGCGTGAGGTGCAGGCATTGATCAGCACGTCGGTCTTGCGCAAGAATTTGCAGTTCACCTTCCATCCTCCGGAGCATGACCGCTGGATTGTCGGGGACTCTCTGCGGCTGAAGCAGGTGTTGATGAACCTGCTGGGGAATGCCGTGAAGTTCACGGACCGCGGGGCGATCGAGTTGACGGTGCAGCCTTATCCCGGAAGTGAGCCGGGAAAAGAGACTATCTTTTTTGAGGTCAAGGACACCGGCATCGGGATTGCCAAAGAAAACCTGAAAAAAGTCTTTGATGAATTCGGGCAGGAGGACTCTTCGGTCACGCGTCGCTTCGGGGGCACGGGCCTGGGCCTGAGCATTTCGCAGAAGATCGTGCAATTGATGGGCGGGGAGCTTTACTGTGAAAGCCGCCAGTTTGTGGGGTCGCGTTTCCATTTCTCTGTTCAGATGACTTCCCGCCGGGCGGAACTGTGGAGTGCGCGCTTTAATCTGGAGCTGACGCCGCCGCCGCAGCTGGTGCGACCTAGTTCTGAAGCGGGTCGCAAGAGCATCCTGATCGTGGATGACATGGAAGAAAACCACACGCTGCTCAAAGCCTATATCAAGCGTCTGGAATATGTGACCACCGATTCGGCCTACAACGGCTATGAATGTCTGGAGATGTGGGAACGGGGTCATTACGACATGATCTTTATGGATGTGCAGATGCCGAAGATGTCGGGGCTGGACACCATCAGGAAGCTGCGTGAAATAGAGCGGGCCCGGGGTCTGCACCGAACCCCGGTGGTGGTGATTTCCGCCAACAGCTTTACGGAAGACATTGAAAAAAGCCTTATGGCCGGAGCGGATCAGCACTGTGGCAAGCCGGTGCGCAAACAGACCGTTCTGGAAATCGTTCAAAAATACTGTTCAGAAGACATCGAAACAGCCCCTGCAAACTCTTAAGACAGCGTTAAGTTTCTAACAGCTTATCCCGATATTACGAAGGTCCGACCGCGGAACGGATCTTGCCTCTATTCATTATGAAACGGGCAAACAGGGGGAATTCATGACTAAACGTTTGGCACTGCTGACCGGGACCGTGTGTCTCATTCTGGGATTCCAGAACTGCAGTCAGAACTCGCTTCAGACATCTGAAATGGCATCATTGAATGATGTTTCTGTGGCTCTTCCACCATCCGGTGGTGGTGAATCTGCCAGCACGCCGGCGAAAGTCACCTATGTTGAAATTCCCAATGTATCAGACTCTGTCGTTGAAGGGCTTGCTGCCAAAGCCAGCGAGCTGGGTCAGTATCGACTGGTGATTGCGACCGACTCGGGCCGCATTCAGCTGGTGGATGAAGTGAATACTGTTATTCAGGAACGCTGTCTGCCTGCGGGCAGCTTGTCAGAACTGAAAACGATCCTGAGCGGTTCTTCCGTGTGCGCGGCCCCGGTGAAAGAAGCAGACATGTGCGCGATGAGATACAAACCGGCCTATGCGTCTTTGTACGCCAATGAAACTCGGGTGAATCTGGGTGAAGAAAAGGATTCCTGCGGGACAGGTCTGAAGGATCTGTGTGGAGGCCTGGCAGATGTGTTCCAGGCCTATGTTTCCCACGTTCGTAACAACTGGACAGCGATGAACTGCGAATAAGCAGATAAAAAAAGGGCCCTGAGGCCCTTTTTTTTGGTCTTAAAGACCCAGCATGGATTTCACTTTACTGAACGCTTCATTCAGCTGCGCACGGTTCGGAGCAGCCCCTTGAGCGAAGTCCGGACGACCGCCACCTTTACCGCCCATAACACCCGCAACCTCTTTCAGAAGATCACCGGCTTTGGTTTCGCCGGAAATTTCTTTCGATACGCTGACGATGATCGGATGACTGCCGTCACCCTGTCCGACAACAACCACGATGCCGGACTGAATTTTGTTTTTCAGATGATCGGTGACTTCCGCCAGAACCTGACGGTCATCCAATGGAACATCGGCCAGAACCAGTTTCGCTGAAGCGCCTGCTTTGGTTTTGAAGGTCAGTGCATTTGCTGCCAGGTCATCCACGTTCACCTGACCGCCCTGAAGCTTCTTCATTTCTTTTTCAAGCTGTTTCACCTGGTCTTTCAGAGACTCCACGCGATTTGCCAAAGTGGCCGTTTCACCGGTGGTTTCCAGATGCTTGATGTAGTGCGGGCTTTTTTGGAAGCCGGCAGCAGCCAAAGCATCATCCAGATGAGTCACAGCACTCATCATGTACTGAAGGGCATTGTCAGCGGTGATGGCCTCGATACGGCGAACACCGGAGCTGACTCCTGCTTCTGAAACGATTTTGAACAGGCGGATCTCAGACGTGTTCTTCACGTGCGTACCACCGCAAAGCTCGCAAGAGAAATCACCCATGGTCAGAACACGCACGTCACTGGCGTATTTTTCACCGAACAAAGCCATCGCACCTTTTTCAAGGGCCGCTTTGTGGGACATCATCTCGGTTTGCACCGGATTGCAGCGGGCGATCTGTTCGTTCACCAGATCTTCGATCTTTTTGATTTCTTCAGAAGAAACCGGTTTGTTGTGAGTGAAGTCAAAACGGGTTTTCTGGGAATCAACCAAAGAACCGGCCTGAGTCACATGAGTGCCCAGAACTTTGCGCAAAGCCGCGTGCAACAAGTGGGTTGCCGAATGGTTCGCAGCAGTGTTGCGTCTTTCAACCGGATCCACCCCTGTGACAACGGCTGTTCCCACTTTGAAGGAGCCGTGTTCGATTTCTACATGGTGAAGAACGATGTCGTCGATTTTCGTGGTGTTGATCACGCGGGCACGGTTGGTGTCGTGCATGATGTAACCCACGTCGCCGGACTGACCGCCGCCTTCGCCATAGAAGGTGGTCGCATTCAGAATCATCAGACCGGTGTCACCGGTTTTCAGTTCCTGAACTTCCGCCTGACCATTGGAAAGACCCATGACTTTACCGTCACCGATCGTGCCTTCATAACCCAGGAAGGTCACAGATTTGCCGGACTGAAGATAGTCTTTGGCAAACTTGATCATGTGCGCTTCATCAGCGCCCATGGATTTGCCTTTCCAGCTGGCTTTGGATTTTGCGCGGTTGTCTTCCATTTCCTTTTCAAACGCGGCTTCGTTCACTTCGATGCCTTGCTCGTTGGCGATCACGCGGGTCAAATCCGCAGGGAAGCCATAAGTGTCATACATGCGGAAGACCACTTCGCCGGAAAGTTCCTTGATGCCTTTGGATTTGGCTTTTTTCAGCTCGTCTTCCAGGATCGCGGTGCCTTTGTCCAACGTGGCGATGAAGCGGTCTTCTTCGTCACGGATGGTGTTCAGGATGTGATCGCGGCGGGTTTTAAGTTCCGGATAAACAGAGCCCATGCTTTCGATCAAGGCTTCCGCCATGCCCGGCAGGAAGGATTTGTCGGCAGAAAGCTTGCGACCGTAACGGATCGCACGTCTCATGATACGGCGAAGAACGTAACCACGGCCTTCGTTGGATGGCAAAGCGCCGTCAGCAATCAGGAAGGAGGTGGAGCGGCAGTGATCGGCCAGAACACGCAAAGCCGAAGTGACTTCAGCTGCGGCCGGATTTTTCGCCAGCACTTCTTTGTCAGAGATGTATTCGATGTTCCCGATCTTGCACGCCAGCTGAATCATCGGCTGGAACAGGTCGGTGTCGTAGTTGTTAAACACGCCCTGCATGGCTGCAGACATACGCTCCAGACCACCACCAGTATCAACTGACGGCTTCGGCAGCGGAGTCAGTGTGCCCGGAGGATTTTCGAAGTACTGCATGAACACCAGATTCCAGATTTCCACGAAACGGTCTTCGCCGGCTTCGATGCCTTTGAATGGATCAGAAATAGTGCCGGCTTTCGGACCGTGATCATAGAAGATCTCAGTACAAGGGCCGCAAGGACCGGTGTCGCCCATTTTCCAGAAGTTGTCTTTGTCAAAGCGGAAGATGCGCTCGCGGGGCACGCCTTCCTGGTTGTGCCAGATGTCGGCCGCTTCATCGTCAGAGATGTGCACGGTCACATAAAGCTTTTCTTTTGGAATCGCCAGTTCCTTGGTCAGGAACTCCCACGCAAAGTGGATCGCGTCTTTTTTGAAATAGTCACCAAAAGAGAAATTCCCGACCATTTCAAAGAAAGTGTGGTGACGGGCGGTGAAGCCCACGTTTTCAAGGTCATTGTGCTTACCACCGGCGCGCACGCACTTTTGTGCTGTCACCGCGCGGGAGTAGTCACGCTTTTCAAGACCCAGGAAGGTGTTTTTGAACTGATTCATGCCGGCGTTGGCGAAAAGCAACGTCGGATCATTTTCAGGAATCAGGGAAGAGGACGGAACCACTTTGTGTCCGTTCTTTTCGAAGTATTTGATAAAGGCGTTTCTGATCTCAGAGCTTTTCATAAATAACCTTTCTTACGGTCTCAGAATCGAATCCACGGGAAGCCAACAGCCGGCCCACTCGGGCTTTTTCCTCTCGGGAAAATTTGTGGTCTTCGTCGTACTTATTTTTGACAATCGCCAGCGCCTTTTCAAGCTCCAAAGCACGATCTGTCTCAACAGCGGGAAGACCTTTTTCCTTCAGGTAGTTGTTGATGTAATAGATGCCCTTGTTGCGGCGATGAAGCATGTCAGCCAAACGATGGGCCAGGTCCACGGGGTCGCCCAACCAGCGGTTGTCTTTGGCAAACTCGATGGCTTCATCGATGATATCCCCCACGTCCTCTTCGTCCGAGAACTTCTCTTTCAATTTGGTGCGAAGTTCTTTTTCGGAATGGTCCCGGCGCGCGATCATGTCCATGACCTTTTTCTTGGCGTACTGACGGGTTTTGAGGGGATCTTTCTCTCGGGACATAGGGGAAATTAATACCCCGTTTTTTAACCCTTGCGAAGGATAATTTCAGTCAGTTCGCAATAAGTTCCCAGGCGCAGTTGCGGCCCCCAGTATCCGGTTCCCTGATTGACATAGAGCTGCATAGCTCCCACCTGGTAAAGGCCTTTGGCATAGCGTTCAAAGAACACGATCAGCCAGTTCCATGGGAAGAACTGTCCGCCATGGGTGTGGCCGGAAAGCTGTAGATCCACCCCGAGCTTTTCCACCTGCGGGGCCAGGGACGGCTGATGGGACAGAAGTACTTTGAAGGCGCCGGGGCGCAGTTGGCTGGCGACCTTATCCAGCTCGGGTCCTTCTTGGCGGAAGTGCAGGGCGGCGGGATCGGGAATGCCGGCCACCTGTAGTTCAGCCTTACCAAATGTCAGCGTGGCGGCCTGGTTGATCAGAACATGGAAACCCACAGACCGGAATGCCTGAAGTCCCTTCGGGGCGTCCCAATAGTACTCGTGGTTCCCGGGAACATAAAAGATCCCATGGGTGGCCCGCATCTGTTTCAGGATTTCAAACTCCTGCTGATGCTTTTCAACGAAGCTGTCCAGAATATCACCGGTAAAGACAACCAGGTCCGGCTTCATCGCATTGACCTGATCGACCAGCTTTTGCACCAGACGCAGGGGCAGGCTGGGGCTGATGTGCAAATCCGTGATGTGAACAATGCGCAAGCCCTCGAGTTCGGAAGGCAGATTGGCAAAGGAAACCGGCATGATTTTGGCCCGGGCCCCGCGGCGGACAACAGCATTTCCAAGAGCGATCATTGCCACCGGCAGCCCCATCAGGGTGGCCGTGGCTTGAGAGCTGTACAGCACTTCCAATGAAATCCAGGTGCCGGTCACGTTGTCAGCAAAAGCCAGCAGATCCCGCAGAATCACCAGCGTGATCAGAAAATTAATATAGGCCATGACAGTCAAAGAGCCGTTCAAAAGACGATCCCGCCATGGATTCACGTCCAGCTTTTTTTCCTTCCAGAAGAACAGAAACGTCCCGATCACCAAAGCAAAAAGGAATGCGAGAAAGCTCACAATCAAAGTTGTTCCCTGCCACGAAAAATCCGTGAAGCGGGTCAGTTGGTGAGAGACATAGACGAAGATCGTAAGAATCAGAGTGCTGGCAACTGTACGAAAAATTCCCATGGGTTTTTTTATCATGATTGGCTTGTGCTTGCACAGTCCAATGTAGAAACACAGATCGGCGAGTCGATGAACAAATGCTAATCTTGGAAAGTCGCGGGAGGTTTGTATGAGTTTTCGTAATGAATTTGAGCAGGCGAGGGATTTTCTGATTCTGCACCGTTCAGACTATAAACATGCTTACAGCCAATTCCGCTGGCCCCGTTTTGATGATTTCAACTGGGCTCTGGATTATTTCGACCCCATGGCCGAAGGCAATACCAAGATCGGTCTGTGGCTGGTGGATGAGCTGGGACATGAAAAGAAGTTCAGCTTCAGCGAAATCTCCAAACGTTCCAATCAGGCGGCGAACTTTATGCGCGCCCGGGGATTGCAAAAAGGCGACTCTGTCTTTCTGCTGATCGAAGATGACGTGGCCCTTTGGGAAATCATGCTGGCGGCCATGAAGCTCGGTGCGGTGATCGTTCCGAACAATCCTTTGTTGTCCCAGCAGGAGCTGAAAGACCGCTTGAACCGCGAGCAGATCAAGATGATCGCCACAACCAAAGCACACACAGAAAAATTTGATGTGACCTCTTCGGGGGTTATCCCTGTGGTGGTGGATGCCGAAGTCGAGGGCTGGATTTTTTATCCGGAAGCGTACAAGGAAAGTGCAGAGTTCGAAGCCACTGAGCGGACCAAGGCCACGGATCCCCTGTTCCGGTACTTTACTTCTTCCAGCGGGGTGAAACCAAAACTTGTCGAGCACAGTCATGCCGGATTTACGGTCGGGCATCTTTCCACCATGTACTGGATGGGACTGCATCCCGGGGACGTGCATCTGGGAATCAACTCTGCCGGCTGGGCCATGCATGACTGGAACTCTTTTGTCGCACCTTGGAATGCCGAGGCGACGGTTTTTGTTTTCAAGGAAAAGCGTTTCAACGCCAGTTTGATTTTGGATGTTCTGGATGAATATCCCATCACCACCTTCTGTGCGCCGCCGACGGTGTGGCGTTTGTTGTGCCAGGAAGATCTTAGATCCTATGACGTCCATCTGCGCGAAGCCTTAAGCACCGGAGAGCCACTGACGGCAGATCTGATTTCGAAAGTTCATCATGCCTGGGGCCTTTTCATCCGCGATGGATATGGCCAGACCGAGTCTGCAACTCTGATCGGGGTGCCGCCAGAAGAAAAAGACAGTTTCGGGACATCCGGAAAAGCCATGCCAGGCTTCAAAATCGCGCTGCTGGATGCTCAGGGTGAAGAGACCGACAGCGGGGAAATCTGTGTGGATATCTCGGAGAGCCCCTGGGGGCTGATGTCGGGACTGGATACTTCGAACAAATACTTTCATACCGGAGACACGGCATATCTGGACAGTATGGGGAACTTTACCTATTGCGACCGCATCGATGGACTGTTCAAGTCCTCGGACTATCGCATCAGTCCTTTTGAGATTGAATTTGTGTTGAAAGAGTTTCCATCCATTCGTGAGGCGGTGGTGATTCCGAGTCCTGATCCCATTCGTGAAAATGTGCCGAAAGCCCTGGTCATGCTGAGCAAAGGTGTTGAGCCCAGCAAGGAGCTGGCTTTGGATATTATGAATTTTGCACGCATGCGCCTGTCTCCTTTCAAGCGTATTCGCCGCGTGGAGTTTATGGAAATTCCCAAAAATACGTCTGGAGAAGTGCTCCGCTCGGATTTGGTCAATCTGGAGCGCGAGAAAAGAAAGCGCGGAGAAAAAGCCCCTTATGAATTCTGGGAAGAAGACGCCAAGATCGTCATCCCTGACACATGGGCGCAAGAACTGCCTTGAGTTTAGTCTTGTTACAAGACTGAAAGAGTGGGGTCTTCTTGTTCGTTCTTTGTTCATTCGCTGTTATGATTACAGTGTGAAAACACGGTTATTAATTCTTTCATTGATCCTTCTATGTTTTTCTACAGTGGCGTCTGCGAAAGACTGTGGTCGCCGCTATCGCATTATTGTGAACAACTATGCCCCTTTGTTTGACGTGAACAATGAAGGTCATGTTCACGGTCTGACGTTTGATATTATGAACGAACTTTCGCAGCGGTTGGGTTGTGTGGTTTCACAGGCCCCCATGGATGCCCCGCGAATGCAGGATGATTTTAATAACTGGCGTGCGGATATTGTGGGTCTGGTCATCCCTTCAGAAAAGTACCTTGCCACTGGAGAGTATGTTCCGGTGTACAAGACGGTCCGGAAGCTGTTGGTGAACAAGGCGCACTATGATCGCTCACGCACGATAGCAGACTATATTAAAGACAGCCGTATCAAGTTCGGCGATCAAATCGGCACTCGTTTCTTTTTGACGACCGACGAGAAAAAATTGTTATTCGAAGCCGGGCGCATCGTTCAATATCCAAGTCCGGCGACGGGCTTTCGTCAGCTGACTTCGGGGCGGGTGCAGGCGATGTTCACATCACAATCAATTTACAACTATTACCAAAAGACGATTCCCGATTTGAATCAGAGTGTGGTGGCCATTCCCGATCCCAACTATGAGATGGAAGGCGGGATCTATCTTTCTGTGCGCAGAATTTCGAAGACCGAAGCAATGCAGATTAAAAAAGCCATCAGCGACATGAGAAAAGACGGAACGCTTCGCCGGATCGTTGCAAAATATGCCTCTGCGGAGGATTTGACTTTCTATAAAGACCTTTAGGTTGCCCGCCAGGTGGTTCTCGTATTAACTGATGTTAACTGGAGAACCATGATGAACTCTTCCGTATATTCCTCTTTGGACTTAAATGGCAAAACCGCCGTCGTGTGCGGGGCTTCCGGTGGCATTGGCGAAGCGGCAGCCAGTCTGATGGCCCGGCGTGGGGCCCGCATCATTGCCGTGGCCCGCTCGGAAGAAAAACTGAAAAAACTTATGTCATCATTGCCGGGCTCTGATCACCGCTATCTGCTGGCGGATCTGGGTGATACTGAATCTTTGAAAGCCAACGTCCTTGCGCCACTGGCTTCCGAAACTGTGCACATTCTTCTGAACAACACGGGCGGACCCAAAGGGGGGCCGCTGCACAAGGCTTCGATCGAAGAATTTGATCAACCCCTGCGGGCGCATCTGAAGGCGGCTCATCTGCTGGTGCAGGCGGTTTTGCCTTCGATGCAAAAGAATCACTATGGGCGGATCATCAACGTGATTTCGACGTCTGTAAAAACGCCGATTCCGAATCTGGGTGTTTCCAATACGGTGCGTGGGGCGATGGCGAACTGGTCAAAAACCCTGGCCGGGGAGCTGGCGGGTTATGGGATTACCGTGAACAACGTGCTGCCGGGATACATCCGCACCGACCGCTTCAAAAGTCTGGTGGAAACTTCAGCGCAAAATACAAATTCCAGTGTGGATGAAGTGGAAGAAGCCTGGAAGAAAACAATTCCCGCGGGCCGGGTTGGAGAACCTGAGGAGATGGCCGAGGCGATTGCTTTTTTGGCCAGTCCCGCCGCCGCTTACATCACCGGAATCAATCTTCCTGTGGATGGCGGCAGAACTCCGTCACTTTAAGGGTGGGGGTTAAAGCCCCACTCCCATGATCGCTTTCATTTCTTTCAAGGTCTGGCGGGTTTTTTCCTGAGCTTTCAGGGAGCCCTCTTTGCAGATT encodes:
- a CDS encoding hybrid sensor histidine kinase/response regulator; this translates as MKKKLTFVHLFLLNQLVTTLVLLTVLGVYGTHLFIQEQRAIRERMEPASAREVDRINNDFATLEANVQRLKSMVELFDVMPKGTRVEKFRQFASATIAGHSTQFNAWVALGPRLAKEYLGRESYVYVVHRDYSLFASPKYNDPTTFVAEVFTEPGYDKDPDVQWWWMNEKSSGVNYSDFYFDKGYMEKVMFSTTTGIFSNAGKLEAVVGIDTLAGDIAHRLGIFKLGDTGGALVVDEHGRPVLPLIAKDTPVLGFKYLRALNQDEFRAMPKLSQKVFNIQNQRQLQEFPGADGKTYLTYSRPIKGKPWHLVIYQEKGEAYSGLYFRLFFFGFVALVAYVVFTLMVWMTGKYVIAQDKEALARLQDSRDRAEAATRAKSLFLSTMSHEIRTPLNAMLGSAELLNETHLNFEQKELLISLQSAGDTLLSMLNNILDFSKFESGRMQLESREFLLSDLVREVQALISTSVLRKNLQFTFHPPEHDRWIVGDSLRLKQVLMNLLGNAVKFTDRGAIELTVQPYPGSEPGKETIFFEVKDTGIGIAKENLKKVFDEFGQEDSSVTRRFGGTGLGLSISQKIVQLMGGELYCESRQFVGSRFHFSVQMTSRRAELWSARFNLELTPPPQLVRPSSEAGRKSILIVDDMEENHTLLKAYIKRLEYVTTDSAYNGYECLEMWERGHYDMIFMDVQMPKMSGLDTIRKLREIERARGLHRTPVVVISANSFTEDIEKSLMAGADQHCGKPVRKQTVLEIVQKYCSEDIETAPANS
- a CDS encoding regulatory protein RecX yields the protein MSREKDPLKTRQYAKKKVMDMIARRDHSEKELRTKLKEKFSDEEDVGDIIDEAIEFAKDNRWLGDPVDLAHRLADMLHRRNKGIYYINNYLKEKGLPAVETDRALELEKALAIVKNKYDEDHKFSREEKARVGRLLASRGFDSETVRKVIYEKL
- the alaS gene encoding alanine--tRNA ligase, whose amino-acid sequence is MKSSEIRNAFIKYFEKNGHKVVPSSSLIPENDPTLLFANAGMNQFKNTFLGLEKRDYSRAVTAQKCVRAGGKHNDLENVGFTARHHTFFEMVGNFSFGDYFKKDAIHFAWEFLTKELAIPKEKLYVTVHISDDEAADIWHNQEGVPRERIFRFDKDNFWKMGDTGPCGPCTEIFYDHGPKAGTISDPFKGIEAGEDRFVEIWNLVFMQYFENPPGTLTPLPKPSVDTGGGLERMSAAMQGVFNNYDTDLFQPMIQLACKIGNIEYISDKEVLAKNPAAAEVTSALRVLADHCRSTSFLIADGALPSNEGRGYVLRRIMRRAIRYGRKLSADKSFLPGMAEALIESMGSVYPELKTRRDHILNTIRDEEDRFIATLDKGTAILEDELKKAKSKGIKELSGEVVFRMYDTYGFPADLTRVIANEQGIEVNEAAFEKEMEDNRAKSKASWKGKSMGADEAHMIKFAKDYLQSGKSVTFLGYEGTIGDGKVMGLSNGQAEVQELKTGDTGLMILNATTFYGEGGGQSGDVGYIMHDTNRARVINTTKIDDIVLHHVEIEHGSFKVGTAVVTGVDPVERRNTAANHSATHLLHAALRKVLGTHVTQAGSLVDSQKTRFDFTHNKPVSSEEIKKIEDLVNEQIARCNPVQTEMMSHKAALEKGAMALFGEKYASDVRVLTMGDFSCELCGGTHVKNTSEIRLFKIVSEAGVSSGVRRIEAITADNALQYMMSAVTHLDDALAAAGFQKSPHYIKHLETTGETATLANRVESLKDQVKQLEKEMKKLQGGQVNVDDLAANALTFKTKAGASAKLVLADVPLDDRQVLAEVTDHLKNKIQSGIVVVVGQGDGSHPIIVSVSKEISGETKAGDLLKEVAGVMGGKGGGRPDFAQGAAPNRAQLNEAFSKVKSMLGL